From Pseudonocardia autotrophica, one genomic window encodes:
- a CDS encoding fumarylacetoacetate hydrolase family protein, whose translation MRWVTYDAGSGPRAGLLDGGTVRGLPADITLVSLLGDDGEQLADAAATARSRPAEVHPLTGVRLLAPIPRPPSIRDGLCFLDHLRGCYRAIGRTEELHPAWSQTPAFYFGNPAAVIGPHDDVPIAPGSRWFDFELEVGAVIGRGGRDLHPDTAARHIVGYTFFNDWTARDHQLRDMAQGIGMGKSKDSAITLGPALVTADEIEPGFEVAAAVNGREIARGSLSGMDWSWGELLAFLSRGTDLVPGDVIGSGTVPGGCLLEHVDTPDPGAFTGWLAPGDEVVLSSTALGETRQTVHPSASPVPLRTGH comes from the coding sequence ATGAGATGGGTGACCTACGACGCCGGCTCCGGGCCCAGGGCCGGCCTGCTGGACGGCGGGACGGTGCGCGGTCTGCCCGCCGACATCACCCTCGTCTCGCTGCTCGGCGACGACGGTGAGCAGCTCGCCGACGCCGCCGCCACAGCCCGGTCGCGGCCCGCCGAGGTGCATCCGCTGACCGGGGTCCGGCTGCTCGCCCCGATCCCCCGTCCGCCGTCGATCCGCGACGGCCTGTGCTTCCTGGACCATCTGCGCGGCTGCTACCGGGCGATCGGCCGCACCGAGGAGCTGCACCCGGCCTGGTCGCAGACCCCGGCCTTCTACTTCGGCAACCCGGCCGCGGTGATCGGGCCGCACGACGACGTGCCGATCGCCCCCGGATCACGCTGGTTCGACTTCGAGCTGGAGGTCGGCGCCGTCATCGGGCGGGGTGGCCGGGACCTGCACCCGGACACCGCTGCGCGGCACATCGTCGGCTACACCTTCTTCAACGACTGGACCGCCCGTGACCACCAGCTGCGCGACATGGCGCAGGGCATCGGGATGGGCAAGTCGAAGGACAGCGCGATCACCCTCGGCCCGGCACTGGTCACCGCCGACGAGATCGAACCCGGGTTCGAGGTCGCCGCCGCCGTCAACGGCCGGGAGATCGCCCGCGGCTCGCTGTCCGGGATGGACTGGAGCTGGGGCGAGCTGCTCGCCTTCCTCTCCCGCGGCACCGACCTGGTGCCCGGCGACGTGATCGGTTCCGGCACCGTGCCCGGTGGCTGCCTGCTCGAACACGTCGACACCCCCGATCCGGGGGCGTTCACCGGCTGGCTCGCCCCCGGCGACGAGGTCGTTCTCTCCTCGACGGCGCTGGGTGAGACCCGGCAGACCGTCCACCCCTCCGCATCACCGGTGCCACTGCGCACCGGGCACTGA
- a CDS encoding TetR/AcrR family transcriptional regulator, protein MESTAVHVPPPLTRRTRKRNERRDRVYAAAVELFVEQGFEATSMDEIALRSGVARTTVFNHFPRKALFLDEWARRRRESAARSLDDADLAGRRLRELLGGYLAALAGLNVSTRVETAALMEVALRNGNTLLGHDLGGELADLVAATGARLRPSADPTQVGRLLSLGYYSAVVRWIHVEPAPFDLAAELAALLDTVLGGALDDRG, encoded by the coding sequence ATGGAGTCGACCGCGGTGCACGTCCCGCCGCCGCTGACCCGGCGCACCCGCAAGCGCAACGAGCGCCGGGACCGGGTCTACGCCGCAGCGGTCGAGCTGTTCGTCGAGCAGGGCTTCGAGGCCACCTCGATGGACGAGATCGCTCTCCGGTCCGGGGTGGCCCGCACGACGGTGTTCAACCATTTCCCGCGCAAGGCGCTGTTCCTCGACGAGTGGGCCCGCCGGCGCCGGGAGTCCGCGGCCCGCTCGCTGGACGACGCCGATCTCGCCGGGCGCCGGCTGCGTGAGCTGCTCGGTGGCTACCTGGCCGCGCTCGCCGGGCTCAACGTCTCGACCCGGGTCGAGACCGCGGCGCTGATGGAGGTGGCGCTGCGCAACGGCAACACCCTGCTCGGGCACGACCTGGGTGGCGAGCTCGCCGACCTGGTCGCGGCCACCGGGGCGCGACTGCGTCCGTCGGCGGACCCGACCCAGGTCGGGCGCCTGCTCTCGCTGGGCTACTACTCGGCCGTGGTGCGCTGGATCCACGTCGAGCCGGCGCCGTTCGATCTCGCCGCCGAGCTGGCCGCGTTGCTCGACACGGTGCTCGGCGGTGCGCTCGACGACCGGGGCTGA